DNA from Amycolatopsis sp. DSM 110486:
ACGCTGGGCAAGATCGACGTGCAGGGCCCGGACGCCGCGGCGTTCCTCGACCTGCTTTACACGAACCTGATGAGCTCGCTCAAGGTCGGCCGCATCCGCTACGGAGTGATGTGCGGGGTCGACGGCATGGTCATCGACGACGGCACCGTGATCCGCGTGGCCGAGGACCGGTTCCTCGTCACCACGACCACCGGCAACGCGGCGATGGTGCTGGAGTGGATGGAGGAGTGGCTGCAGACGGAGTGGCCGCACCTGCGCGTGTTCGCCACGTCGGTGACCGAGCATTGGGCCACGATCCCGCTCGTCGGCCCGCGCTCCCGCGCCGTGCTCGCGAAGGTGGCGCCCGGGCTTGACGTGGCGAACGACGCCTTCGGGTTCATGACCTGGCAGGACGCGGTGGTCGCCGGAATCGACGCCCGCGTCTGCCGGATCAGCTTCTCCGGTGAGCTGGCGTACGAGATCAATGTGCCCTCGTGGTACGGGATCACGCTGTGGGAAGCGCTGCTGACGGCCGGCGCCGAGGACGGGATCACGCCGTACGGCACGGAAACCATGCACGTGCTGCGCGCCGAGAAGGGCTACCCGATCATCGGCCAGGAGACCGACGCGACGGTGACCCCGCAGGACCTCGGCATGAGCTGGGCCGTGTCGAAGAAGAAGCCCGACTTCCTCGGGAAGAGGTCCTTCACGCGTGCGGAGAACCTGCGGCCCGACCGCAAACAGCTCGTCGGCCTGCTGCCGCAGGACCCGGCCGTGCTGCTGCCGGAGGGTTCGCAGCTCATCGAGTCCGACCACGTGCCCGAGCCGCCGGTGCGCATGCTCGGCCACGTGACGTCGAGCTACCGCAGCGCCGCGCTGGGCCGCACGTTCGCCCTCGCGCTCGTGCGGTCCGGGCGGGAACGCGTCGGCCAGACGCTGTACGTGCCGGTCGGCGAAGCCGTGGTGCCGGTGACCGTGACGGAATCCGTGCTGTTCGACAAGGAGGGGACCCGTCGTGACGGCTGACCTGATGCGCCGTGCCCCGTTCGCGGACCACGCGGCCGCGCTGGCCGCCCTCGCGCCCGCCGTGATCGCGGAGGAACGGCCGTTCCTGACGCAGCTCACCGTGCGGGTGCGCGAAGGCCATGACGCCGTGGGGGAGCTGCTCGGGGTGCCGTTGCCGGCCCAGCCGTGCACCTTCACGTCCGGCCGCGGGCCGTTCGGCGCCGTGGACGTGCTGTGGCTGGGGCCGGACGAGTACCTGGTCCTCGCCGGACCCGGCGCGGTGACCGAGACGGATCTGCGGCCGGCGATCGTGGTCGGGGCGGTGACCGATACGTCGGCGCAGCGCACCACCGTCCGGCTGGCCGGGCCGGCGGTGCGCGACGTGCTCGCGCACGGCTGCGCGATCGACCTGGACCCGGCAGTGTCGCCGCCCGGGACCTGCGTGCAGACGTTGCTGGCCCGCACCGGAATCGTGCTGCTGGTCCGCGAGGCCGGTGAGTTCACCGTGCTCGTGCGCCAGTCCTTCGCGCGCTACTTCGCCGCGTGGCTGGCCGACGCCGCCACCGAGTACACCGAGGAGGCACCGTGGCCTTCACGCTGACACTGAAGTGTCCCGAGCGCGCGGGCATCGTCCACGCCGTCACCACGTTCCTGATGGAACGCGGGTGCGACATCGTCGAGCACCAGCAGTTCGACGACGACGTGCGCGGCTCGCTGTTCCTGCGCACCTCCTTCACCTGTTCCGTGCCGGCCACTGTGGACGATCTCCGGCGAGCGTTCGTGCCGGTGGCCGGTGACTTCGGCATGGCGTTCGAGTTCGCCGACGGTACGGCGCCGCGGGTGCTGGTGATGGTGTCGAAGTTCGGGCACTGCCTCAACGACCTGCTGTTCCGCTGGCGCGCCGGCAGCCTGGGCGCCCGGATCGCGCTCGTGGTGTCGAACCACGAGGACCTGCGCCCGATGGTCGAGGCCGCCGGGGTGCCGTTCGAGCACGTGCCGGTGACTCCCGCGACGAAGGCCGGAGCCGAGCAGCGGCTGCTGGACCTGCTGTGGGAACACGAGATCGACCTCGTCGTGCTCGCCCGGTACATGCAGGTGCTCTCCGACGAGCTGTGCGGCAAGCTCGCGGGCCGCGCGATCAACATCCACCATTCGTTCCTGCCGGGGTTCAAGGGCGCGAAGCCGTACCACCAGGCCTACGACCGGGGCGTGAAGTACGTGGGCGCGACCGCGCACTACGTGACGCCCGACCTCGACGAGGGCCCGATCATCGAGCAGGAGGTGCAGCGCGTGGACCACACGTACTCGCCGCGGGAACTCGTCACCGTCGGGCGGGACGCCGAGGCGCTCGCCCTGTCGCGAGCGGTCCGCTGGCACAGCCAACGCCGCGTCCTGCTCAACGGCAACAGCACCGTCGTCTTCCGGTAAGGAGTGTCTTCTCATGACCCGAGTCGTGATCATCGGCGCCGGCATCGTGGGCGCCAACCTCGCCGACGAGCTCACCGCGCGCGGCTGGACCGACGTCACCGTGCTGGATCAGGGGCCGCTGCCGCTGACGGGCGGCTCCACCTCGCACGCGCCCGGTCTCGTGTTCCAGACCAACCCGTCGAAGACGATGACCGAGTTCGCGCGCTACACCGTCGAGAAGTTCAGCGGCCTGGAGGTCGACGGGCTGCCGTGCTTCAACCAGGTCGGCGGCATGGAGGTGGCGAGCACACCGGCGCGGTGGCACGACCTGCACCGCAAACACGGCTGGGCCACGTCGTGGGCCGTCGAGGCGCACCTCATCGATGTCGACGAGTGCGTGCGGCGCTGGCCGTTGCTCGACGGCTCGCGGATCCACGGCGCGCTGTACGTGCCGACCGACGGGCTGGCGAAGGCGTCGCGCGCGGTCGTCGCGCTGGCCCGCCGTGCCGAATCGCGGGGCGCGCGGTTCGTGGGCTCGACGAAGGTGACCGGGCTGAAGCAGGCCGGCGGCCGGGTGACCGGCGTCGAGACGGACCACGGTGAGTTCTCCGCGGACGTCGTGGTCTCGTGCGCCGGGTTCTGGGGGCGCGAACTCGGTGCGCTGGCGGGGATGTCCGTGCCGCTGCTGCCGCTCGCGCACCAGTACGTGAAGACGGGTCAGGTCGCGGAGCTGGTGGGCTGCAACACGGAGACGAGCGAGGCGAGCCTGCCGATCCTGCGCCACCAGGACCAGGACCTGTACTTCCGGGAGCACGTGGACCGGCTCGGTATCGGCTCGTACGCCCACCGGCCGATGCCCGTCGAACCCAGCGGCGTGGACGGCGAGGTGACGGAGTCGTCGATGCCCTCGATGCTGCCGTTCACCGACGAGGACTTCGCGCCGTCGTGGGAGGAGAGCAAGCGGCTGCTGCCCGCGCTCGGCCGCACGAAGGTCGAGGAGGGGTTCAACGGCATCTTCTCCTTCACTCCCGACGGTGGGTCGCTGGTGGGGGAGTCGGAGCACGTGCGCGGGTTCTGGATCGCCGAGGCGGTGTGGGTGACGCATTCGGCCGGCATCGCGAAGGCCGTGGCGGAATTGCTCGTGCACGGTCGTTCGGAGACCGATCTGCACGAGGTGGACGTGCACCGGTTCGAGGAGGTGCAGCTCGCGCCGGAGTACGTGAGCGAGACCTCGCAGCAGAACTTCGTGGAGATCTACGACGTGCTGCACCCGTTGCAGCCCAAGCTTTCGCCGCGCGACCTGCGGGTGAGCCCGTTCAACGTCCGGCAGCGCGAGCTGGGCGCGGTGTTCCTGGAGGCGGGCGGCTGGGAGCGGCCGCACTGGTTCGAGGCCAACGCGCCGCTGGTGAAACGCCTGCCGCACGAGTACCTGCCGCCGGCGCGCGACGCGTGGGCGGGGCAGTTCCACTCGTCGATCGTGGCGGCGGAGGCGTGGCACACGCGCAACGGGGTGGCGCTGTACGACATGACGCCGCTCAAGCGCGTGGAGGTGAGCGGGCCGGGCGCGCTGGCGTTCTTGCAGGGGCTGACGACGAACCAGCTCGACAAGTCCGTGGGTTCGGTGACCTACACGCTGATGCTCGACGATGCCGGTGGCGTGCGCAGTGATGTCACGGTGGCGCGGCTGGAGCCTTCGGTGTTCCAGGTCGGGATCAACGGGAACATCGATGTCGCGTACCTGAACTCGCTGGTGCCTGACGGGGTCCGGGTCCGGGACATCACCGGGGGCACGTGCTGCGTCGGCGTGTGGGGACCGCTCGCGCGCGACCTGGTGCAGCCGTTGTCGGCGGAGGACTTCTCGCACGCGGGACTCAAGTACTTCCGAGCGCGCTCGGCGCGGATCGCCGGGGTGCCGGTGACGGCGATGCGACTGTCCTATGTGGGCGAGCTCGGCTGGGAGATCTACACCTCGGCGGACAACGGCCTGCGGCTGTGGGACGCGTTGTGGGCGGCGGGACAGGAGCTCGGCGTGATCGCGGCCGGCCGGGCGGCGTTCAACAGCTTGCGCCTGGAAAAGGGCTACCGGCTGTGGGGCACCGACATGACCACCGAGCACGATCCGTACGAGGCCGGAGTCGGGTTCGCCGTTCGCCCGGCGAAAGGTCCGTTCTCGGGACGGGAGGCGATCGAGGGCCGTTCGGAGGAGACGGCCGCGCGGCGGTTGCGGTGCCTGACCGTGGACGACGGGCGGACGGTGGTGCTGGGCAAGGAACCGGTGTTCGTCGACGGTGCTGCTTCGGGTTACGTGACCAGTGCGGCGTACGGCTACACGGTCGGGCGGCCGATCGCGTACGCGTGGCTGCCGGGGACCGTCGGCATCGGCGACGCGGTGGAGATCGAGTACTTCGGGCGGCGGGTCGCGGCGACGGTGGCCGCGGAGCCGTTGGTCGACCCGGGTATGGAACGAATTCGGCGCTGAGAGGGGATTTCCGTGCGGGATCAGATCATGAGCGAGTTCCTGAAGTCCCTGGCGACGCCGCCGGTGGGGTCCGCGGTGCCGGCCGGCGGGACCGTCGCGGCCCTCGCGTTGGCTCAGGCAGCGGCCCTGCTGACGCGCACCGGCGGCGGCGATGGCGGCAGTTGGCTGCACGGGCTGCGGCTGGCCGAGCAGGACGCGTTCGCGGTGCGGACGTCGGATCTCGACGCCTGGCGGCCTCCGGCGGACGTGATCACCGCGGCGGCCTCTGTGCTGGCGACGGCCGAACGGCGGCTGCCCGAGGTGAGCGGCGCGGCGCTGCTCGACGTGGCGGCCGCGGCGGAGGCGGTGCGCTCGGCCGTGGTGATCGCGCGGGTGGCGATCGAGAGCCGCACGGGTTCGGTGCCGGCGCTGGAGGTGGACGAACTCGTGTCGCGGGCGGAGCGGATCACGGAGGCGGTGCGGAGTGGCTTAACTAACCAACTGGTTGGTTGACGAACGTCCGGGATCGGTGTCTGATGGAGAGGTAGGCACGAACTCCCGGAAGGCACTCATGTCCAAGACCTGGCTCATCACCGGCAGCTCCCGCGGCTTCGGGCGGGAGCTGGCGAAAGCAGTCCTCGACCACGGCGACCGGCTCGTCGCGACCGCTCGCAAGCCCGAACAGCTCGACGACCTCGTCGCCCAGTACGGCGACCGCGTGCGCGCCATCGCCCTCGACGTCACCGACCCGGCGGCCGCCCGCGCGGCCGTGCAGGCGGCGGTGGACGCGTTCGGCTCGCTCGACGTCGTGGTGAACAACGCCGGCTACGCCAACTCCGCACCCATCGAAGAAATGTCCGACGACGACTTCCGCGCCCAGGTGGACGCTAACTTCTACGGCGTCGTCAACGTCACCAAGGCCGCCCTGCCGATCCTGCGTGCCCAGCGCTCGGGGCACGTCGTGCAGTTCTCGTCGGTCGGCGGCCGCGTCGGCGGATCGCCCGGCATGGGCGCGTACCAGGCCGCGAAGTTCGCGGTCGAGGGCTTCTCGGAGGTGCTGGCCAACGAGGTCGCCCCCTTCGGCGTCAAGGTCCTCATCATCGAGCCCGGCGCGTTCCGCACCGACTGGGCCGGCTCGTCCATGCGCGTCGACCCGGTGACCCCCGACTACGACGAAACCGTCGGCGCGATGAACCGCCGCCGCACCGACTCCGCCACCTGGCCCGGCGACCCCGCCCGCGCCGCCAAGATCATCGTCGACGTCGTCGACCACGCCGCCCCGCCCCGCCGCCTCCTGCTGGGCGCCGGCGCGGTGGAACTGGCCGCACGGTCTTCGGCGGAACGCGCGGCTGAGGCCGAGAAGTGGGCCGACGTGAGCCGCTCGGCGGACTTCCCTCCGGGCGAGTGATTTCCGGCCCTTCGAAGGACCCGCGGCGCCGGCGCGGAGCACTAGCATCGGTCGCATGAGTCGACGTGCTGGGCCGAACCGGTGAAGGCCTTCGTCGTCACCGGGCCCGGCGAGGCCGGGGTGGCCGAGGTGCCGGAGCCGGTCGCGGTGATGGGCGAGGTCGTGGTGGCCGTGGAGCGCGCGGGGGTGTGCGGTACGGACTTCGAGTTCTTCACCGGCGAGATGCATTACCTCGGCGACGGCCAGGCGCGCTACCCGATGCGGATCGGGCACGAGTGGTGCGGCACCGTGGTCGAGACGGGTGAGGGCGTGCATCCCGCGTGGGTGGGGCGGCGGGTCGTCGGCGACACGATGCTCGGGTGCGGCCACTGCCGGCGGTGCCGCAACGGCCACCAGCACGTGTGCGCGGACCGGCAGGAAGTCGGGATCCGCGGTGGGCGGGCCGGGGCGCTGGCGGAGAAGATCGCGGTGCCGGTGACGTCGCTGCACGAGCTGCCCCCGCACCTCGACCCGACGGCGGGCGCGCTGGTCGAGCCGGGCGGGAACGCGCTGCGGGCGGCGCAAGCCGCGTTGGGCGAGAAGGACGGCATGCGGGTCGCGGTCTACGGGCCGGGCACGATCGGGCTGCTCACCGCGATGTTCCTGCGCGCGGCCGGCGCCGAGGTCCACCTGGTCGGCGCCACGGCCGACTCGATCGCCTTCGCGCGTGAGCTGGGGTTCTCCGCGGCCGCCGAGCCACCTGCGTCGCCGGTGGACGCGGTCGTGGACGCCACCAGCGACCCGGCCGTCCCGGCGGCCGCGCTGGAGCTGGTGGAGCCGTCGGGCCGGATCGTCTACATCGGACTCGCCGGTGAGCCCAGCGGGATCGACACGCGGCTGCTGGCCCTCAAGGACGTGACCGCCGTCGGGATCCTCAGCGCGTCGCCCGGCCTCGAGGCGGCGATCGACCGCTACGCCGACGGGGATGTCGACCCACGGCCGATCGTCGCGGCGACGGTCGGGCTCCACGAGGTCGCCGACGTCTTCGCCGGACGCCGCCCGCCGGGCGCGGGGCCGAAGATCCTGGTCGACCCGAACCGGACGTGAAGGCCGGTCCGTGGGCATGGGTCGGGGGACCGCGCCCACGGACCGGGGTCAGGCGAGGTACTCCGCGGCCGCGCGCAGGCTCACGTACGAGCCGCTGAACGTGTCGATCCGCGGCCCCGTGCTCGACGGTCCGGGCACGCCGGTCTCGACGCGGATGTAGTCCACATCGGACAGTTCCGCGAGGAACGCGAGCACCGCCGGGTGCCGGTGTGCCTCGCGCGTCACCACGACCACGCTCGCGAAGTCACGAGCCTCCGAACGCACGGACACGGCGTCCGCCGGGGACACCGTCAACGCGCGGGTGCCCGGCACCAGTTCCGTCAGGTGCGGGCCCAGGCCCCACGGCATCGGCCCGGCCGCGATCGTCGGGTCGGTGCTCACGTCGACGACCAGCGGCGCACCCGCCAGCCGCGGCGAGCCCTGGAACCGCAGGGCCGCGCGAGCCGCCGAGAGGCCCAGCGCGTAGTCGACCGGCTGCGGCTCGGCGGGCGTCGGCGAGGTGCCCAGCGCCGCCGTCCGGGCGGCCGCGTCCGCGAGCCGTTCCGCGGACAGCGTCCCGTCCGAAACCGCGGCCACGATCGCAGAGGTGATGGCGTCCAACGTGTCCGCCTCGAACGCCGCCCCGCCGATGCACAACGCGTCCGCGCCCGCGGCCAGCGCGCGGACAGCCGCGCCGCCGAGCCCGTCGTGCCGGCCGTAGGAGCCGGAGACCGCGCCCATCTCCAGCGCGTCTGTGATCACCGCGCCGTCGAAGCCCAGCTCGCCACGCAGCACCTCGGTGAGCGCGACACGGTTCAAAGTCGCCGGTTCGTCGCCCCACGCGCGGACCACCAGGTGGCCCGACATGATCGACCGCACGCCCGCCGAGATCGCCGCGGCGAACGGCACGAGCTCGATCTCCCGCAGTTCGTCGACCGTCCGCGGCAGCACAGGCAGCGAAACGTGCGAATCCTCCGTCGCCGCACCATGGCCGGGGAAGTGCTTCGCACACGCGGCCACGCCGTACTTCTGCAGCCCCGTCACGAATGCCGCGACGTGCGGCGACGCTTTCGCCGGGTCCGACCCGAACGCGCGGACCCCGATGATCGGGTCCTCCGCCGCGAGCGTGAGGTCCGCGCACGGCGCCAGGTTCACCGTCACGCCGCACGCGGCCAGCCGCTCGCCGAGCGCCGCCGCGACCGCCGTGGTGAGCTCCGGGTCGTCGGCCGCGCCCAGCGCGAGCGGGCCGGGCACGAACGAGCCGGTGTTCACGTCGAGGCGGGTGACGTCGCCGCCCTCCTCGTCGATGCCGACCACCACGTCGTCGCGTTCGGCCCGCAGCGCCGAGGTCAACGCCGCCACCTGCTCGTCGTCGACCACGTTGCGCCCGAACAGGATCACGCCGCCGAGGCCCTCGCCCAGGCGCCGCCGCAACCAGTCCGGCGCCGTCGTGCCCGCGAAACCGGGCAGCAGCACCGCTTCCGCCCCAGCCCGAGGATCAGTCATCGCTCACCCCTTCACCGCGCCGGCGGTCAGGCCGGACACCAGCTTGCGCTGCACGATCAGGAAGAAGATCAGCGCCGGCACCGCGTACACCGCCGAAGCCGCCATGATCGCACCCCAGTCGACCGAGAACGCGGTCCTGAACGACGAGAGCCACACCGGCAGCGTCTGCTTGTTCGGGTCGTGGATGAACACCAGCGCGAACAGGAACTCGTTCCACGCGGTGATGAAGCTGAACACCGAGGTGGTCACCAGCCCCGGCCCGAGCAGGGGCAGCGTCACGCGGCGGAACGCGCCCGCGCGGCTGCAGCCGTCGATCATGGCCGACTCTTCGAGGTCGTACGGGATGCCGTTGATGAAGCCGTAGAGCATCCAGACGGTGAAGGGCAGCGACGTCGCGAAGTACACCAGCAGCAGCGAAGGCAGCGTGTCGAGCAGCCCGATGTCACGCATCAGCAGGTACATGGGGATGAACAGCGCCGAGAGCGGTGCCAGCTGCGCGACCAGGATCAGCAGCAGGAACCCCTTGCGCCCGCGGAAGCGGAACCGCGCGAGCGGGATCGCCGCCAGCACCCCGACCACGAGGGCCGCGATCACGGCGCCGAGGGTGACGATGAGGCTGTTGGTCAGGTACGTCACGAACCCCGGCTTGGTGAGCGCGGAGACGAAGTTCTCGAGCGTTGCCGAGGAGGGGAGCAGGTCGTACTTCGGCGCGAGCACCTCGCCGGGCGTCTTCAGCGACGTGGTGAACATCCAGTACGTCGGGAAGAAGAACACCAGCGCGATGAGCACGCCGACCACCGAGAGCGTGATCCGCTGGGTCAGGGACTTCTTCACGCGAGTTCACCGTCCTTCGAGCGCACCAGCAACTGCACGTAGCGCGCGGTGACCAGCAGCAGGATCACCAGCATGATCGTGGCGATGGCCGCGGCCGAGCCGAAGTGGCTGCCCGCGATGCCTTTGAGGTACTGCAGGATCGCGAGCGTCGTGCTCGCGCCGTCGGGCCCGCCCTGGCGGATGGCCCAGATCTGGCCGAACATGTTGAAGTCCCACAGCACCGACAGGAACGTGACCATCGTCAGGATCGGGCGGATCGCGGGCCAGCTGACCGCGCGGAACGTCTGCCACGGCCCGGCACCGTCGATGCCGGCGGCCTCGTACTGCTCGCGTGGCACGCCGATCAGGCCCGCGTAGAGCGTGAACGCCACGAACGGCGCGGCCTGCCACAGCACCAGCAGCCCGACGACCGTCATCGTGCTCGCGCCGGTGGAGAACCACGAGTAGCCGATGAACGAGTGGAACCCCAGCCGGTCCAGCGTCTTGTTCAGGATCCCGTACTGCTGGTCGAAGATCCACTGGAACACCGTGGTCGTCGCGATCACCGGCACGGCCCAGGCGAGCACGAGCGAGATCTGCAGGAGGATCCGGACCACCGGGTTGAGGTGGCGCATGAGCACCGCGATGACCAGCGCGACCAGCAGCGTGGCGGCCACCAGCAGGGCGGTGAACACGATGGTCCGGACGGCGACCGCCCAGAAATCCGGGTCCGTCAGCTCCTCGGTGTAGTTGTCGAACCCGACCCACACGGCCTTGCCGGTCACCAGCTCGTGCAGGTCGAGCTTGCGCAGGCTGATGCCGAGCATCTGGATCGTGGGCCAGCCGAGTAGCACCAGGACGGCGACGAGGGCGGGCAGGAGCAGCAGGTAGGGCGTGGCCCGCTCGCCGAACCCACCCCGGCGCCGCGGTTTCGCGGGAGTGACGCGCGCCGATGCCGGCGGGGTGGCCCCCGCCGGCATCGGCACGTCTTTGGTGGCGGTCATCCGCCGATGATCTTGTCGAGGGCGGCGTTGGCGTCAGCCGTGGCCTGGTCGATCGACTTCTTCCCGGTCAGGTACGCCGTCAGCATGTCCTTCAGCGGGTTCTGGCCCGACTCGACCTCGCCCCACTTCGGGCTGGTGGGCACCGCGCGGCCGTTCTTCGAGGCCTTCGCCATCACGCCGCCGAGCGGGTCCTTGTCCAGGGCGCTGGTGTCGGTCGAGGTGCCCGGCACGTAGCCGGCGGCGGCCATCTGGCTCATGTACTTGGTGCTGGTGAGCAGCTTCAGGTACTCCTTGGCGAGGTCCGCGTGCTTGCTGTTGAGCGGGATCACCAGGTTCGAGCCGCCGAGGAACACCGGGGCCGTCTGGCCTGCGGTCTTGCTCGGGATCGGGAACGCGCCGGTCTTGTCGGTGATGCTCGGGTCGGTCTTCGCGGCCGTGGCGACCTCGCCCGGCGTGCCGATGAACATCGCGACCTTGCCGCCGCCGTAGATGCCGGCCTGCTGCGGCGTGGCCTCGTCGTTGTCCTTCGGCGCGGTGGTGCCGGAGGCGTCCACGAGCTGCTTGTAGAACTCGAGACCCGCCTTCGCGCCGGCCGAGTCGAGCGTCGACTTGAAGCCCTTGCCGTCGGCCTGGGCGACGTCGCCGCCGTTGTCCCAGATGAACGACAGCAGGGTGTACCAGTACTGACCTGGCAGGTAGAGGGGCTGGAAGTCCTTGTCGCTGCCGAACTTCGCCTTCAGCTTGGCGATGTCGTCGAGCCACTCCGCGTTCGAGGTCGGCGGTGCGGTGATACCGGCCTGCTCGAACATGTCCTTGCGGTAGAGGACCTCGCGGTTGGCGGCGTAGAACGGCACGCCGTAGGTCTTGCCCTCGAACTCGCCCGAGGCCTTGAGCCCGGTCAGCCACTGCGCGCCGTTGAAGCTGTTGACGTCGGCGGAGAGGTCGGTGAGCACCTCGTCGGAGGCGAACGCCGGGGTCTGGGTGTTGCCGACCTCGATCACGTCGGGCGGGGTGTCACTCGCGAGCGCGGTGGTCAGCTTCTGCTGGATGCCGTTCCACGGCTGGATCTGGTAGTTGACCTTGACCCCGGCGTGGGCAGCCTCGAACTCCTTGTTGAGGGCACCCGTGAGGCTGTCCGGCGCGGAGCCGTCCATGAGCCAGACCGTGAGCGTGCCACCGTCCGAACCACCCGAGCCGGACGCGGTGTCACCGCCGCCCGAACCGGCACACCCGGCTGTCGCGAGGGTGAGGGCGGCGGCACCCGCCGCCAGTTTGAGCCAGCGCTTCACTTGTCTGTCCTTTCGGTGTCCGGCCCCCAGGCCGGTCGAGTGACAAATGGTGTAGACCAATGTTGAGCAGAGTGGTCCGGACCACAGCTGGTGTCAAGCCGGTTGCCAAGACGTTGTAAACGCGACGGGGAGTTTGACGCTGCGTGTCCGGCCGGTTACCAGCATGCGGCGCAAAAGCGCAGGTGGCGCACCGGAAAACCTTTACCGGGCAGGGTTTGTCTCGCCGTGGCGGTTGTTCGTGAAGACCTCGCCGGACCGCGGGATGCGGACAGAAGCTGTCCGCGAGACGGGGCGCGACCCGGTCCAGTGGTACGGGCTGGTCCGCCTGAAGGGCGGACGGCGCGAAATCGGCGAGGCTCGGACAGAGCCGAGAGCGGACATCGGCCCCGCGAGCGTACGGAAGCCCGCGATCGAGGTCCGGGTGGGCGACTCCCGCTGGCCGGGACACCGCGAAAACGAGTGCTGCTCAAGGCGTTGACACACGAAAAGGCCCCGCCCGGCGGGTGCCGGGCGGGGCCGTGGTGCGCTCCCCGAGCGGGTCAGGGTCGATCGTTCGGCGGTTGACCGAGC
Protein-coding regions in this window:
- a CDS encoding carbohydrate ABC transporter permease, with product MKKSLTQRITLSVVGVLIALVFFFPTYWMFTTSLKTPGEVLAPKYDLLPSSATLENFVSALTKPGFVTYLTNSLIVTLGAVIAALVVGVLAAIPLARFRFRGRKGFLLLILVAQLAPLSALFIPMYLLMRDIGLLDTLPSLLLVYFATSLPFTVWMLYGFINGIPYDLEESAMIDGCSRAGAFRRVTLPLLGPGLVTTSVFSFITAWNEFLFALVFIHDPNKQTLPVWLSSFRTAFSVDWGAIMAASAVYAVPALIFFLIVQRKLVSGLTAGAVKG
- a CDS encoding carbohydrate ABC transporter permease, which gives rise to MTATKDVPMPAGATPPASARVTPAKPRRRGGFGERATPYLLLLPALVAVLVLLGWPTIQMLGISLRKLDLHELVTGKAVWVGFDNYTEELTDPDFWAVAVRTIVFTALLVAATLLVALVIAVLMRHLNPVVRILLQISLVLAWAVPVIATTTVFQWIFDQQYGILNKTLDRLGFHSFIGYSWFSTGASTMTVVGLLVLWQAAPFVAFTLYAGLIGVPREQYEAAGIDGAGPWQTFRAVSWPAIRPILTMVTFLSVLWDFNMFGQIWAIRQGGPDGASTTLAILQYLKGIAGSHFGSAAAIATIMLVILLLVTARYVQLLVRSKDGELA
- a CDS encoding glycoside hydrolase family 3 protein, with protein sequence MTDPRAGAEAVLLPGFAGTTAPDWLRRRLGEGLGGVILFGRNVVDDEQVAALTSALRAERDDVVVGIDEEGGDVTRLDVNTGSFVPGPLALGAADDPELTTAVAAALGERLAACGVTVNLAPCADLTLAAEDPIIGVRAFGSDPAKASPHVAAFVTGLQKYGVAACAKHFPGHGAATEDSHVSLPVLPRTVDELREIELVPFAAAISAGVRSIMSGHLVVRAWGDEPATLNRVALTEVLRGELGFDGAVITDALEMGAVSGSYGRHDGLGGAAVRALAAGADALCIGGAAFEADTLDAITSAIVAAVSDGTLSAERLADAAARTAALGTSPTPAEPQPVDYALGLSAARAALRFQGSPRLAGAPLVVDVSTDPTIAAGPMPWGLGPHLTELVPGTRALTVSPADAVSVRSEARDFASVVVVTREAHRHPAVLAFLAELSDVDYIRVETGVPGPSSTGPRIDTFSGSYVSLRAAAEYLA
- the purU gene encoding formyltetrahydrofolate deformylase, whose protein sequence is MAFTLTLKCPERAGIVHAVTTFLMERGCDIVEHQQFDDDVRGSLFLRTSFTCSVPATVDDLRRAFVPVAGDFGMAFEFADGTAPRVLVMVSKFGHCLNDLLFRWRAGSLGARIALVVSNHEDLRPMVEAAGVPFEHVPVTPATKAGAEQRLLDLLWEHEIDLVVLARYMQVLSDELCGKLAGRAINIHHSFLPGFKGAKPYHQAYDRGVKYVGATAHYVTPDLDEGPIIEQEVQRVDHTYSPRELVTVGRDAEALALSRAVRWHSQRRVLLNGNSTVVFR
- a CDS encoding sarcosine oxidase subunit gamma codes for the protein MRRAPFADHAAALAALAPAVIAEERPFLTQLTVRVREGHDAVGELLGVPLPAQPCTFTSGRGPFGAVDVLWLGPDEYLVLAGPGAVTETDLRPAIVVGAVTDTSAQRTTVRLAGPAVRDVLAHGCAIDLDPAVSPPGTCVQTLLARTGIVLLVREAGEFTVLVRQSFARYFAAWLADAATEYTEEAPWPSR
- a CDS encoding FAD-dependent oxidoreductase yields the protein MTRVVIIGAGIVGANLADELTARGWTDVTVLDQGPLPLTGGSTSHAPGLVFQTNPSKTMTEFARYTVEKFSGLEVDGLPCFNQVGGMEVASTPARWHDLHRKHGWATSWAVEAHLIDVDECVRRWPLLDGSRIHGALYVPTDGLAKASRAVVALARRAESRGARFVGSTKVTGLKQAGGRVTGVETDHGEFSADVVVSCAGFWGRELGALAGMSVPLLPLAHQYVKTGQVAELVGCNTETSEASLPILRHQDQDLYFREHVDRLGIGSYAHRPMPVEPSGVDGEVTESSMPSMLPFTDEDFAPSWEESKRLLPALGRTKVEEGFNGIFSFTPDGGSLVGESEHVRGFWIAEAVWVTHSAGIAKAVAELLVHGRSETDLHEVDVHRFEEVQLAPEYVSETSQQNFVEIYDVLHPLQPKLSPRDLRVSPFNVRQRELGAVFLEAGGWERPHWFEANAPLVKRLPHEYLPPARDAWAGQFHSSIVAAEAWHTRNGVALYDMTPLKRVEVSGPGALAFLQGLTTNQLDKSVGSVTYTLMLDDAGGVRSDVTVARLEPSVFQVGINGNIDVAYLNSLVPDGVRVRDITGGTCCVGVWGPLARDLVQPLSAEDFSHAGLKYFRARSARIAGVPVTAMRLSYVGELGWEIYTSADNGLRLWDALWAAGQELGVIAAGRAAFNSLRLEKGYRLWGTDMTTEHDPYEAGVGFAVRPAKGPFSGREAIEGRSEETAARRLRCLTVDDGRTVVLGKEPVFVDGAASGYVTSAAYGYTVGRPIAYAWLPGTVGIGDAVEIEYFGRRVAATVAAEPLVDPGMERIRR
- a CDS encoding oxidoreductase; the protein is MSKTWLITGSSRGFGRELAKAVLDHGDRLVATARKPEQLDDLVAQYGDRVRAIALDVTDPAAARAAVQAAVDAFGSLDVVVNNAGYANSAPIEEMSDDDFRAQVDANFYGVVNVTKAALPILRAQRSGHVVQFSSVGGRVGGSPGMGAYQAAKFAVEGFSEVLANEVAPFGVKVLIIEPGAFRTDWAGSSMRVDPVTPDYDETVGAMNRRRTDSATWPGDPARAAKIIVDVVDHAAPPRRLLLGAGAVELAARSSAERAAEAEKWADVSRSADFPPGE
- a CDS encoding zinc-binding dehydrogenase, with protein sequence MKAFVVTGPGEAGVAEVPEPVAVMGEVVVAVERAGVCGTDFEFFTGEMHYLGDGQARYPMRIGHEWCGTVVETGEGVHPAWVGRRVVGDTMLGCGHCRRCRNGHQHVCADRQEVGIRGGRAGALAEKIAVPVTSLHELPPHLDPTAGALVEPGGNALRAAQAALGEKDGMRVAVYGPGTIGLLTAMFLRAAGAEVHLVGATADSIAFARELGFSAAAEPPASPVDAVVDATSDPAVPAAALELVEPSGRIVYIGLAGEPSGIDTRLLALKDVTAVGILSASPGLEAAIDRYADGDVDPRPIVAATVGLHEVADVFAGRRPPGAGPKILVDPNRT